The genomic region AAATTATGTGTCAGATATATTAATACCTTACCCCATCCATCTAGAAAAATTGGTTCAAACCCTTCGCTATTGGGTGAAAGATCCCTCTTCTTTGCATTTATTACGACTCTTTCTTCATGAGTATTGGAATTTGAACAGTCTTATTATTCCAAAGAaatctattattatttttataaaaaggaATCCAAGATTTTTCTTGTTCCTATATAATTCTCATGTATATGAATACGAATCCATCTTCTTTTTTCTCCGTAACCAATCCTTTCATTTACGATCAATATTTTTGCGAGTCCTTCTTGAACGAATTTTTTTCTATGGAAAAATAGAACATTTTGCGGAAGTCTTTGCTAATGATTTTCAGGCCACCCTGTGGTTGTTCAAGGATCCTTTCATGCATTATGTTAGATATCAAGGAAAATCAATTTTGGCTTCAAAAAATAGGCCTTTTCTGATGAAAAAATGGAAATATTACCTTGTCAACTTATGTCAATATCATTTTTATGTCTGGTTTCAACCAGAAAAGATCTATATAAATTCATTATCCAAGCATTCTCTCAACTTTTTGGGCTATCTTTCAAGTGTACAATTAAATCCTTCAGTGGTACGGAGTCAAATGTTAGAATATTCATTTATAATAGATAATACTATAAAGAAACTCGATACAATAGTTCCAATTATTCCTTTAATTGGATCATTGGCAAAAACGAAATTTTGTAACGCAGTAGGACATCCCATTAGTAAACCGATTCGGGCGGATTCGTCGGATTCTGATATTCTCGACCGATTTGTGCGTATATGCAGAAATCTTTCTCATTATTATAGCGGATCCTCAAAAAAAAAGAGTTTGTATCGAATAAAATATATACTTCGACTTTCTTGTGTTAAAACTTTGGCCCGTAAACACAAAAGTACTGTACGCGCTTTTTTGAAAAGATTAGGTTCGGAATTATTAGAAGAGTTTTTTACGGAGGAAGAACAGATTCTTTCTTTGATCTTTCCAAAAGTTTCTTCTAGTTCGCGCAGGTTATATAGAAGACGTGTTTGGtatttggatattatttctatcaaTGATTTGGCCAATCATGAATAATTGGTTATGAAAACATGTAAATCGAAATTATCCCTAAATGATGAAGATGAAGGGATAAcaaaaattcatttatttttattatgaaatgctCCTACAATATACGAGTAGGGATTGAGCAATTGAGTATTCAACTTCCTTAGAGGTTTCGTCTAGGAAGGGAACTGAGTTTTAGATGTATACATAGGGAAAGCCATGTGCAATGAAAAATGCAAGCACGGCTTGgagagggatttttttttttttacctatttTTTAACAAGGAAAATTTCTACTCTATCCGACTAGTTCCGGGTTCGAGTCCCGGGCAACCCATTATAATTATCATATTGAAATAAGATGAAATCCCATATTCAAAAAAATTCTGACGAATCTAGATAGATAATATCATAAAGATATCTCCATGAATGTTGGTGTTAGTTGACACGGGTATATAAGTCATGTTATACTGTTGAATAACAAGCCCTCAATTATCTATTTCGTTTTATAGAGAATTCGTGTGTTTGGGAGTCCCTGatgattaaataaaataaaccaAGATTTTACCATGACTGCAATTTTAGAGAGACGCGAAAGCGAAAGCCTATGGGGTCGTTTCTGTAACTGGATAACCAGCACTGAAAACCGTCTTTACATTGGATGGTTTGGTGTTTTGATGATCCCTACTTTATTGACCGCAACTTCTGTATTTATTATCGCTTTCATTGCTGCCCCTCCGGTAGATATTGATGGTATTCGTGAACCTGTTTCTGGATCTCTACTTTATGGAAACAATATTATTTCTGGTGCCATTATTCCTACTTCTGCGGCTATAGGTTTGCATTTTTACCCAATATGGGAAGCGGCATCCGTTGATGAATGGTTATACAATGGCGGTCCTTATGAGCTAATTGTTCTACACTTCTTACTTGGTGTAGCTTGTTACATGGGTCGTGAGTGGGAACTTAGTTTCCGTCTGGGTATGCGCCCTTGGATTGCTGTTGCATATTCAGCTCCTGTTGCAGCTGCTACTGCTGTTTTCTTGATTTATCCAATTGGTCAGGGAAGCTTTTCTGATGGTATGCCTCTAGGAATCTCTGGTACTTTCAACTTTATGATTGTATTCCAGGCTGAGCACAACATCCTTATGCACCCATTTCACATGTTAGGCGTAGCTGGTGTATTCGGCGGCTCCCTATTCAGTGCTATGCATGGTTCCTTGGTAACCTCTAGTTTGATCAGGGAAACCACAGAAAATGAATCTGCTAATGAAGGTTACAGATTCGGTCAAGAGGAAGAAACTTATAATATCGTAGCTGCTCATGGTTATTTTGGCCGATTGATCTTCCAATATGCTAGTTTCAACAACTCTCGTTCTTTACATTTCTTCCTAGCTGCTTGGCCTGTAGTAGGTATTTGGTTCACTGCTTTAGGTATTAGCACTATGGCTTTCAACCTAAATGGTTTCAATTTCAACCAATCTGTAGTTGATAGTCAAGGTCGTGTAATTAATACCTGGGCTGATATTATTAACCGTGCTAACCTTGGTATGGAAGTTATGCATGAACGTAATGCTCATAACTTCCCTCTAGACCTAGCTGCTGTCGAAGTTCCATCTACAAATGGATAAGACTTCGATTTTAGTGTGTGTGAGTTTTTGAAAACTAAAAAAAAGGAGCAATATCCAATTTCTTGTTCTATCAAGAGGATTGGATATTGCTCAGTTATAACTAAGTTatatagttatatatatatataactatatatttatattttgactttacataaacataaaaatattttttttctttacttcaataaaataaaagaaaaaaaatattttatttttataagtcGGTTTCTGATTgagtattatatatattatatatatatatatgtactaattttaaatttatatatgttcTTCTCAAACTTTTGTTTTGTAAATTGTTttgtaaagtttttttttttttttagattcaaaataaaagatataaaagaaaaagttttaatttttatgtcttttgtatttttgtagTTGTATCTTATAAGATCTTATAGGAaagataaaatttaatattaaatgttAGAACTAAAAATCCTTGTATCttctaatattttatttaattttgaaataGAGTATAGTATTAGGGGCGGATGTAGCCAAGTGGATCAAGGCAGTGGATTGTGAATCCACCATGCGCGGGTTCAATTCCCGTCATTCGCCCATAGTCATATAGTCATAGTCATAAAGTAATAGTAAATAAGtcagaaaaaaaattctaaatgaaataaattagaaattataTATTAGTATATGTATAATTTAGTATATTAATtagtatattaattattattttaattattattttaattattattttactttttttttttacttttaacttttattttatattaattatttttattatttgttttTCTGCTTTATTGTTaagcttatttattttttttaataaatgatttgctacaaaaggatttttttttagTGAACGTGTCACAGTTAATtctcctattttttttttttttttgaaaagacGAAGAAACAAATTCTATTTTTTCTCCTATTTACTACGGCGACGAAGAATCAAATTATCACTATATTTATTCCTTTTTCTACTTCTTCTTCCAAGTGCAGGATAACCCCAAGGGGTTGCGGGTTTTTTTCTACCAATTGGGGCCCTCCCTTCACCACCCCCATGGGGATGGTCTACAGGGTTCATAACTACTCCTCTTACTACAGGACGCTTACCTAGCCAACATTTAGATCCGGCTCTACCCAAATTTTTCTGGTTCACCCCAGTATTCCCTACTTGTCCGACTGTTGCTGAGCAGTTTTTGGATATTAAACGAACCTCCCCCGAAGGTAATTTTAATGTGGCTGATTTCCCCTCTTTTGCAATCAGTTTCGCTACAGCACCTGCAGCTCTAGCTAATTGTCCAccctttccaagtgtgatttctatgTTATGTATGGCCGTGCCTAAGGGCATATCGGTTGAAGTAGATTCTTCTTTTTGATCAATCAAAACCTCTTCCCAAACTGTACAAGCTTCTTCCAAAGCATACGGCTTTCTGGGTGTAGATGATGATATCTATACAGATGGATCTTATATATCGTAAAATGAAATAAAGTACTACATGAGTGGATATATAGGAATCCAAATCTGCTGAATCACTCATGTTATGCTCTTCTACATCCTAGGTCTTCCCGTTCCTTCATCTGGCTTATGTTCTTCATGTAGCATTCAGACCGAATGACTCTATGAAATTACGTCGATACTTCCACATATCATATTAGGGGTAACGTAGGAGACATTTCTATTTTTCCCCCGGGGAATCTTTAGAATTCCCACTGCTTAGCTTTCAATTCGCCTCTGACCATCAAATGAAATGTGAATAACCCGTCCTCCTCTCTTTGAAACAAGGGGCACTTCTGGTTCTGTCGGTGCTTGAAACAATTTTGTCTTCTCCATATTACTATATCTCTAGAGTCAATAATTTTCTATGAGGAACTACTGAACTCAATCACTTGCTGCCGTTACTCTTCAGTTTTCTGTTGAGGTCTATCCTGTAGAGGTACTCAAATTGGATCAGTGATCGATTTCTAGGTTTCGTCGTAAACCTAATTGGTTACTTCCAATTACGTAAATCAATAGTTCAAACCGCACTCAAAGGTAGGGCATTTCCCATTTTTATAGGAACTTCTGTACCAGAAATAACGGTATCTCCAATTATAGCCCCTCTGGGATGTAAAATATATCTCTTCTCACCATCCCCATAGTGTATGAGACAAATGTATGCATTTCGATTAGGGTCGTATTCTATGGTTACGATTCTACCATATATGTCTTTTTCATTCCGTCGAAAATCGATTTTACGGTATAGACGCTTATGACCTCCCCCTCTATGTCTTGCGGTAATGATTCCTCTGGCATTACGGCCTTTACCACAACGATGCTGTCCATAGATCAAATTCTTTCGTGTATTTCGTGTATTGGATTTCGCTTGACTGTCTACGGCTCCATTGCGTGTGCTCGGGGTAGAAGTTTTGTATAAATGTATCGCCATGCTATTAAGTATTTTGATTTAAGTTCTTTTCTTTCTAAGAGGTGGAATAGAATAACCCGGTTGAAGCGTAATGATCATACGTCTGTAATGCATTGTATGTCCCATAATAGGTCTCATTCTTCTACCCTTTCCCGGGAGTCGATGGCTATTCATAGCTATTACCTTGACACCAAAGAAGAGTTCGAC from Hevea brasiliensis isolate MT/VB/25A 57/8 unplaced genomic scaffold, ASM3005281v1 Scaf263, whole genome shotgun sequence harbors:
- the LOC110668827 gene encoding photosystem II protein D1, producing the protein MTAILERRESESLWGRFCNWITSTENRLYIGWFGVLMIPTLLTATSVFIIAFIAAPPVDIDGIREPVSGSLLYGNNIISGAIIPTSAAIGLHFYPIWEAASVDEWLYNGGPYELIVLHFLLGVACYMGREWELSFRLGMRPWIAVAYSAPVAAATAVFLIYPIGQGSFSDGMPLGISGTFNFMIVFQAEHNILMHPFHMLGVAGVFGGSLFSAMHGSLVTSSLIRETTENESANEGYRFGQEEETYNIVAAHGYFGRLIFQYASFNNSRSLHFFLAAWPVVGIWFTALGISTMAFNLNGFNFNQSVVDSQGRVINTWADIINRANLGMEVMHERNAHNFPLDLAAVEVPSTNG
- the LOC131176882 gene encoding 50S ribosomal protein L2, chloroplastic gives rise to the protein MAIHLYKTSTPSTRNGAVDSQAKSNTRNTRKNLIYGQHRCGKGRNARGIITARHRGGGHKRLYRKIDFRRNEKDIYGRIVTIEYDPNRNAYICLIHYGDGEKRYILHPRGAIIGDTVISGTEVPIKMGNALPLSAVLIDQKEESTSTDMPLGTAIHNIEITLGKGGQLARAAGAVAKLIAKEGKSATLKLPSGEVRLISKNCSATVGQVGNTGVNQKNLGRAGSKCWLGKRPVVRGVVMNPVDHPHGGGEGRAPIGRKKPATPWGYPALGRRSRKRNKYSDNLILRRRSK